The sequence ATGACATTTGGGCAACCTCGTGTTGGGAATGCAGCTTTTGCATCTTACTATAGTTTGCTTGTGCCTAACACCTTTCGGATCACGCATGCCCATGATATAGTTCCTCATCTGCCTCCTTACTACAATCATTTTCCTCAAAAAACATACCACCACTTCCCAACAGAGGTAACATCGTTTCCTCAGTCCACTGGATGTTCTTAagaatgatattttaaaaaatttaaagctatttcatgaaaaaaaaactggacTACTCGGGTGATGTTTCCAATGTCTTGAGTGTAATTTCTCCGATTGGTTTATAAACTGTGTGGAAGATGTGAAAGAGGTAATGGTGTGTTTCGGCTTGCAGGTGTGGCTAAGAGATGTCAGTTCTTTGAATCATAGTGTGGAGAAAGTTTGCGACAACACCGGTGAAGATCCCACATGCAGCAGGTAAACAACCTGGTGATATAAGCCTTGTATACTAGCAAGAACAAGATTATTGTATACTACCATAGTTCAACTATTGGTCAGGAATCATTACAGCAAGGCTTATGTTTCCATGTTTTAGCTTAGTTACCAGACATTTATTACACGATTCCAGTATAATTCTTGGTTGCTTGTTGTTTCAGATCGGTGAAGGGCAATAGCATTGCAGACCATCTAAGGTACTTTGGGGTAGAGTTGCATTGTGAGACTTGGAGACAATGCTCAATAGTGATGAGCCATGAGATGGATAGATTCAGCAAGAAGGATTCAAAGGGTAACCTAATCATGTCGCGGGCTGTTACTTCCACCAACGGTAACAAAACAGAAACTATTATTGAAAATGGGGATCTTTAGTCTATAGGAATCAGTTGATTCAAGTCTTGGTCAAGCAAAGCTTGTTTCAAAAGGAGATTTCGGTGTTGGAGAAAGAAAGTGTATAGATACATATAATCAAGACTTTGTAAATAGGTTGTAGGTTGATAGCATGTAgcagaaaaaaatgaacaaccagattatatttttttataccaTTACCACATAGATGTTGGattcaaatatgaaaaaatgtaAATGGGATATATTGTATGGTAACGAAATAGTTTTATTTCAAGTATATAGCTATATCAAAATCATGTGTTTGTTTGGATGAATGTAAAGTAATATTGTAATCTGTGGCTTTACATGATTGCGAACCCACTGGAGGACAAAGCGTCTCTTGTAGAGTCTAGAAACGGCTTTCATCGGTCAACAAAATACATGTATAGTTCCGATAATACCCTTACTATTAACCAACACGAGTCTCTTCTTCGGTGTTGCGTGTAAAGGACGAAACTGGAAATTAGTAAGAAAAAACGAATATTCGTATTTCCTCGCAGTTTCTTCtttggatatataaatattcagCCGAGGATTATCTAAAATGTATATCCAAATAGGTGGCTTGAGGATTTGATTCGCTTGTGTTGATACTCAGTTTCTGTCTGGTTTGATTCCTCAACTGTTTTGATTAGCTCAAGTTTACTCTTATTATTTCTTCATGAACAGAAAGATGATGTGCGTTGTGTTTATTGGCATCTTCTTGTAGAAGAACATGGGACAAAAGAGATGGTTCCTGTTCTTGCTGGCATTTATTGCttgtcttcttttcttttcacgTGGGAGAGGTAATAAATGGAACTTATGTTTCCTTTCTGATTCTGTCTCTTACCTTTCTGGGAACTTCACTtttcaactctctctctctctctttctctgccTAATTAAGATATGGTGTGAGCTTCTCTCTTCTATTTGCAGTTATGTTGAAGAGCTATGATGGACGACCTGTTTACAACCATACACTTGCCTTAACACTTGTGGAGTATACTTCTGCGGTAAGCTGATACCAAATTACTACATTATCTCTAATATTATCTGCAAGGTAACCAGGACTCCAGGAGTTAATACTGCATGTGTAATAATcttcatatttttcatatatcgTTACTAGCACTACTAGAGAGATTAAGCAAGTAAGTACATCAGATTGATGAATCAAGTTTATATATGCACGCAGGTGTATATGTCTGATTTGGCACAACTCTTCACTTGGACCTGCGAAAGATGCAATGGGTTGACAAAGGTATAATAACATTTCCACTTTTTAAAGCCACAAGTACGTGTAGCTTCAGTTGTGTATTCTAATATGGTTGAAGGGTTTCCAAGTCATAGAGATCATAGTTGACATTGAGTACTGCCTACAGGTCTGCCACTGTATCTTTAGCTTTATGAGGACATCCTTTTCTTTTATGAATATCAGTTCATTTTAAATTGTTACAACAACAGGCTTATGTTGGTGTGGCAAAGGATTTGAATGCTATCATTATTGCATTCCGGGGAACTCAAGAACACAGGTATCACTCTTAAGCTACTACACCTTTTGTCTAAACTTGGTTGATTAAGCTAAAATTTGTGCAGCATACAAAACTGGATCTCAGACTTGTTTTGGAAACAGCTTGATCTGAATTACCCTGATATGCCAGATGCAATGGTAACGCTTTAACCAACAAGTTCTTTTTGTCATCTGGATTCTTATATTCTGAACGATGGTCCTACATTGTCAGGTCCACCATGGCTTTTATACTGCTTACCACAATACAACTGTGCGGCCTGCAGTTTTGGGTGCAGTAAAACGGGCGAAGAAGTTCTATGGGGAGAACATCAGCACCATCATGGTGACTGGTCATTCAATGGGAGGTGCCATGGCTGCCTTTTGTGGGCTAGATCTAGTTGTAACCATCCTTGACttaaaactaactttatttatatgttatggTTATGTTCTTTGAATTTGTTAACTGACTTTGGGTTGAGATGTAAATTTGCAGGTaaatgaaggagaagaaaacgTGCAGGTCATGACGTTTGGGCAACCTCGTATTGGGAATGCGGATTTTGCATCTTACTACAGTTTGCTTGTGCCTAATACCTTCAGGATCACGCATGACCATGATATAGTTCCTCATCTGCCTCCTTACTTCTATTATTTCCCTCGTAAAACATACCACCACTTCCCAACAGAGGTAACAAAAGTGTTCATCCGAGTAACAGCTTTTGAGATCTTTATGCAAACATTTTGGTAATAGTGTGTGTCGGGTTGCAGGTGTGGGTGAGAGAACTCAGTGTTTTGAAACTTGTTCGTTTTGGTGTGGAGAAAGTTTGTGACAACACCGGTGAAGATCCTACATGCTGCAGGTAGTAACTAACTTGTTTCACTTGGTACATCATATTATGTTTCATGTTCTCACTTGTGTACAGTTCAGGTAGTAACTAATCTGTTGTCTTTTGTTATTTCAGATCGGTGATGGGAAGAAGCATATCTGACCATTTAACTTACTTTGGGGTGGATTTGATGTGTGAGAGTTGGAGACAATGCAACATAGTGATGAGCAATGAGGTGGAGAGGTACAGCAGGAAAGATTCAAAGGGTAATATATTCCTGTCTCGGACAGTTCCCTCCACTGAAACGAATACTCTATCCAAAACAGGAGTCTCTAGTATATAGTAGCTGGTTGATTGAACAAGAATGGTTGCTTGAAAGGGTGAGGTTGGGAGACATAAATgtgaaggaggaagaagaagggttcTTTGATTCTTTGTGGTTGTAAAAGATAGTGTACAGATAATAATCAAAGCTTTGTAAATAGGTTATCAGTTGATAAGACAAAAAAACATGTAAAGATCTCATAGAAATTGGATTCAAGTTATGTATATATGTGAATGAATATCAAATTGTATTTCTCTGTTCTTTCAGATACTAAAACTACTCtacctctctctcttttttaccAATCAATCAAGCAAGGTGTAAGTGCATGTGGCCTTTTGGTCCTTGTTGTGAATCTAAAGCTGAGCAGATCCTGTCTGAATGTGATATTCAGTTTCTGCAAGAGCAGACAAAACATGTCTTCTTGCCTCTTTCTTTTAGGACCAGGAATCACTAACTTTAGCCGTCCATAAAACTATATAGCTGGTAAACAAATAGGtgatttattattagtaaaGAAAGTATTGGGGAATaagaaataaatagaaataacgATCAAGAAATGTGATTGGTCAAATAAAGCGGCACTCTCTGTTACGGTTTGTACTTTGTAGCCATGTCATCCCATCCTCCTCCCTCCCTCCACTTTTTTCACCTTATCTTTAATTTATTCCGTTTCTTTTAAAGCTTCACGAACTCCCAAGCTAACAAGTAAAACAACAACATTcacgaggagagagagagagaaaagaattGTCAAAAAAGCAAGGTAGATAGATTAgatagaaagagaaagagagtccCCCTCCATCGGGCATTGTCTCCTCCTGTTCTCATGGAAGATTCACCCAATGATCATCGCCTTCATTTTGGCATCATGGGTTTCGGGTAAATAAAGATCTCCTCTGTTTCTCCTCtcttttactctgttttatcaGATCAATGTTTCCTGATCTGATTCATGGGGCACTTTTCACAAAGTCTCTTCCTTTTTCCATATCTGATTCATGGGTTTTcgaaaagtttctatttttggcCTGTAACAATAAGATCTGTCTCGATCCAGAAACTTTGATAATTCTCAATTGTGTCAATTTGAAGCTGTTTCTGATCAATATTAAGATCGTTTCTCTTCCATGTATGTTAGGTGTGAGCATTACAGGAGGAGATGCCAAATCAGAGCTCCTTGTTGCAACGAAGTCTTCTCTTGTCGCCATTGTCACAACGAGACCACTGTAATATCTATTCTCAACTTACTGTCCGAAATTACTTTTTCTGTTATGTCCcaaccctaaaaaaaaaaatcatccttCCTTTGTTAAAACAGAGCACTTTGCGGAATATTTACGACCGTCATGAGCTTGTTCGTCAAGACGTTAAACAAGTACACGATCCCATTCTCTTAACTGAACTATATGATCTCAGCaagtttgcatttttttttcttatctgttGCATCTTATGgtggtttctttctttttcaggtGATTTGTTCTGTTTGCGATACAGAGCAGCCGGTAACTTTTCTCATCATTATAGTCTGAATTGCTATATAACTATTCTTATGAGTTATGATGATCACTCACGTATCAGGTAGCTCAAGTTTGCTCCAACTGTGGTGTCAACATGGGTGAATACTTTTGCAATATCTGCAAGTTCTATGATGATAATGTAAAGAAGTTTTGATTTGAATCCTCTTTCTTGTCGGTATTTGATTCTAATCATAGCTCTTGTGTTGTCCTGTTCCAGATTGAAAAAGAACAGTTCCATTGTGATGACTGTGGAATCTGTAGGTGAGGATCTTTTGTACATTCTTCTTTATTGTAGTTCTTTTTAGAGTTGTGTAATGAGTTTCTTATTTTTAACGTGTTGCAGAGTTGGTGGGCGTGAGAACTTCTTCCATTGCAAGAAATGTGGTAAACTAACTTAttcattttcagaaaaaaaaaacaaaaaaaatgtttgttgaCTCATAAAATGATCCATTTTCTTGCTATTAGGATCTTGTTATGGGATTGGTCTGCGGAACAACCACCGCTGCGTGGAGGATTCAATGCGACATCACTGTCCCATTTGTTACGAGGTACTGTATGTGTGTGCGTTAGGGTCTTTAGGCTATAACTTTACAGCTGAAAATTTTCAGAAGATCATATAGTATGCTTT is a genomic window of Brassica napus cultivar Da-Ae chromosome A2, Da-Ae, whole genome shotgun sequence containing:
- the LOC106431426 gene encoding probable feruloyl esterase A gives rise to the protein MGQKRWFLFLLAFIACLLFFSRGRVMLKSYDGRPVYNHTLALTLVEYTSAVYMSDLAQLFTWTCERCNGLTKGFQVIEIIVDIEYCLQAYVGVAKDLNAIIIAFRGTQEHSIQNWISDLFWKQLDLNYPDMPDAMVHHGFYTAYHNTTVRPAVLGAVKRAKKFYGENISTIMVTGHSMGGAMAAFCGLDLVVNEGEENVQVMTFGQPRIGNADFASYYSLLVPNTFRITHDHDIVPHLPPYFYYFPRKTYHHFPTEVWVRELSVLKLVRFGVEKVCDNTGEDPTCCRSVMGRSISDHLTYFGVDLMCESWRQCNIVMSNEVERYSRKDSKGNIFLSRTVPSTETNTLSKTGVSSI
- the LOC106431429 gene encoding E3 ubiquitin-protein ligase MIEL1 — translated: MEDSPNDHRLHFGIMGFGCEHYRRRCQIRAPCCNEVFSCRHCHNETTSTLRNIYDRHELVRQDVKQVICSVCDTEQPVAQVCSNCGVNMGEYFCNICKFYDDNIEKEQFHCDDCGICRVGGRENFFHCKKCGSCYGIGLRNNHRCVEDSMRHHCPICYEYLFDSLKETTVMKCGHTMHCECYHEMLKRDKFCCPICSRSVIDMSKTWQRMDEEVEAISMPSDYRDKKVWILCNDCNDTTQVYFHIIGQKCGHCRSYNTRAVAPPVFPQ